The following proteins are co-located in the Flavobacterium sp. CECT 9288 genome:
- a CDS encoding NHLP leader peptide family RiPP precursor, translated as MELTKNQEGLQKAVMTAWEDAEFKKELLANPVKAIESLTGEKFEIPSGKEFIVIDSTDNSKIYFHLPTKESIMEIELTDEQLEMVAGGGMTIPTITTIIDSCFCSGDMLV; from the coding sequence ATGGAATTAACAAAAAATCAAGAAGGATTACAAAAGGCAGTTATGACTGCGTGGGAAGATGCGGAATTCAAAAAAGAATTATTAGCTAATCCCGTTAAAGCAATTGAGTCGCTTACAGGAGAGAAGTTTGAAATTCCTTCTGGAAAAGAATTTATAGTGATAGATTCTACAGATAACTCTAAAATATATTTTCATTTACCTACTAAAGAATCTATCATGGAGATAGAGCTTACAGACGAGCAGTTAGAAATGGTAGCTGGTGGTGGAATGACTATACCTACAATTACAACAATTATAGACTCCTGTTTTTGTAGTGGGGATATGTTGGTATAA
- a CDS encoding NHLP leader peptide family RiPP precursor: MGQNKNKEEVLRLIISKAWEDIDFRKNLISDPIITIENLTGAKIILPEGKTLVVNDQTDKSKVYMNIPVEPSIEDIELNEEQLEIIAGGGQTVWADLLNSLFPAFRDYIKV; encoded by the coding sequence ATGGGGCAAAATAAAAATAAAGAAGAAGTTTTACGATTAATAATCTCAAAAGCATGGGAAGATATTGATTTTAGAAAAAACTTAATAAGTGATCCAATAATAACAATTGAGAATCTTACAGGAGCAAAAATCATATTGCCAGAAGGTAAAACACTAGTGGTAAATGATCAAACGGATAAATCAAAGGTTTACATGAATATTCCAGTTGAACCTAGTATAGAAGATATAGAACTTAATGAAGAGCAATTAGAAATTATTGCAGGAGGTGGACAAACGGTATGGGCTGATTTATTGAACAGCTTATTCCCTGCTTTTAGGGATTATATAAAAGTATAA
- the lanM gene encoding type 2 lanthipeptide synthetase LanM — translation MTNSKFLKKLYIKSLLPHEILELNKKESFTFDSKKERLHVKLLKSSTGLNVSEESFENYCNLCNLNNRDISLMFSSITNYNAEIESPFWITALENILSRVGNGVEINDEKAKKIPFYHLLFPFVDFFEYSLTLTLKPFNKTVINQLNSALYKELFKVSHLVLLEEFSEFLKENRSDDSERDKTEDDFYYKEYTQRILMNKYHTLFLKYPMLARKLATITYQYINFITILFKRLKEDKNEIEYYFKTSIGKITQIFLNAGDQHSGESTVIIEFENSYKIVYKPTSVDVTNAYNNFLGWVNESLGEKLIKFEVIDKGDYGWLEYVADLECNNGNDVKIYYERAGILTGIAYFFSTRDYHFENVIASGNSPVLIDHETVIGPKTKYRIKNDIKNYEHSVLESLLIPTDKTKDREICGFGSVIQKNKQTFISPKLININTDLMMKVPQLIVQNNDLKHIPHLNKIPHYIEDYKDEFKLGFSKLYNFILENKTFLLSDKSPIYNFENKKIRFLIRNTDVYAKLLMILSKPEYLKNNLLYGIKQEALARAYIVAENLNIALFKSEREQMTLGDIPAFYTNTLSDDLTLENGEKVDLFEMNAIDSLKNKIKFASIENHNEQLYLIEESLSLHVIST, via the coding sequence ATGACTAATTCAAAATTCTTAAAAAAACTATACATAAAGTCTTTACTTCCGCACGAAATATTAGAGTTAAATAAAAAGGAAAGTTTCACTTTTGATTCAAAAAAAGAGCGATTACATGTAAAGTTATTAAAATCAAGTACGGGTTTAAATGTCTCCGAAGAATCTTTTGAAAATTATTGTAATCTTTGTAATTTGAATAATAGAGATATTTCCTTAATGTTTTCATCTATTACTAATTATAACGCAGAAATAGAGTCCCCTTTTTGGATAACTGCTTTAGAAAATATATTAAGTAGGGTAGGAAACGGAGTTGAAATAAATGATGAGAAAGCAAAAAAAATACCGTTTTACCATTTACTTTTCCCTTTTGTAGATTTTTTTGAATACTCATTGACATTAACTCTAAAACCGTTTAATAAAACCGTTATAAATCAATTGAATTCGGCCTTGTATAAGGAGTTATTTAAAGTTTCCCATTTGGTTTTATTAGAAGAATTTTCAGAATTTTTGAAAGAAAACAGGAGCGATGATTCTGAAAGGGACAAAACAGAAGATGATTTCTACTATAAAGAATACACACAAAGGATATTGATGAATAAATATCATACTTTATTTCTTAAGTATCCCATGCTTGCTAGAAAACTAGCGACTATAACATATCAGTATATTAATTTTATAACAATACTATTTAAAAGGCTGAAAGAAGACAAAAATGAAATAGAATATTATTTCAAAACTAGTATAGGAAAAATTACACAAATATTTTTAAATGCAGGAGATCAACACAGCGGGGAATCAACTGTGATAATTGAATTTGAAAATTCGTATAAGATAGTATACAAACCTACAAGTGTAGATGTAACCAATGCTTATAATAACTTTTTGGGTTGGGTAAATGAAAGCTTAGGGGAAAAATTAATAAAATTTGAGGTTATTGATAAAGGAGATTATGGATGGTTAGAATATGTAGCAGATTTAGAATGTAATAATGGTAATGATGTCAAAATATATTATGAAAGGGCAGGAATATTGACAGGGATAGCTTATTTTTTTAGTACAAGAGATTATCATTTTGAAAATGTCATAGCTTCCGGCAATTCACCTGTCTTAATTGATCATGAAACAGTTATTGGGCCGAAGACTAAATACAGAATTAAAAATGATATCAAAAATTATGAGCATTCTGTACTTGAAAGCTTATTAATCCCCACTGATAAAACAAAGGATAGAGAAATTTGTGGTTTTGGTTCAGTAATACAAAAAAACAAACAAACATTTATTTCACCAAAACTTATAAATATTAATACAGATTTGATGATGAAAGTTCCTCAATTAATTGTTCAAAATAATGATTTAAAACATATTCCACATTTAAATAAAATACCTCATTATATTGAAGATTATAAAGACGAATTTAAATTAGGATTTAGTAAATTGTACAACTTTATTTTGGAAAACAAAACGTTTCTATTGTCTGATAAATCGCCAATTTATAATTTTGAAAATAAAAAAATACGGTTTTTAATAAGAAATACGGATGTCTATGCGAAACTATTGATGATTTTATCTAAACCAGAATATTTGAAAAATAATCTTTTGTATGGTATTAAGCAAGAAGCATTAGCGAGAGCTTACATTGTTGCTGAAAATTTAAATATTGCACTTTTCAAATCAGAAAGAGAACAAATGACTTTGGGAGATATTCCAGCTTTTTATACTAATACTTTATCGGATGATTTAACATTAGAAAATGGAGAAAAAGTTGATTTGTTTGAAATGAATGCTATTGATAGTTTGAAAAATAAAATAAAATTTGCAAGTATTGAAAATCATAATGAGCAGCTTTATTTAATAGAAGAGTCATTATCTTTGCATGTAATATCTACATAA
- a CDS encoding adenylate/guanylate cyclase domain-containing protein translates to MKRVIHIVFSIFLLFNGISFFGQSRIKQKIILTKKENIKMADSILNLGMKHQDAGEYSKSLLLFDKSLRIYNHLGKSKNVGDCFSYKAVTFYYKGDYSNALLFFKKSIEVYKKTKYKKGISSILNNIGGVYYYLGNYLEALNYYKQAIVVQEELKDMKMTAGTSQNIGAIYSQVEDYPNALKYFRKSYLIYKNSTDLKAISQNLNASGIVYIKLSNYPKALKNLNQALDNANQINDKQLKIEILSSLGELFFKQSNFERALFNYNLSLKYASEINSLQYISIAEVALGKILNNLGKNKQAITKCLKGYSTAQKIGAISVKKEACDCLYKAYKSSQNDKLALHFYEKSINFKDSLKSGETSNKMMNMEFQRQQLLDSISHVNKEHAVEIRHKEEVQKKETQRNIIIISLGFIVLVALGLWNRLNYTRKSKIALKIEKDLSEELLLNILPEEIAQELKEKGFVNARDFNLVSILFSDFKSFTQTAEKMSPQNLVEEINTCFKAFDLITEKYKIEKIKTIGDSYMAAGGIPKPDKESLTNIVLAGLEMQDFMSKRKINNEANNNPAFEMRLGIHAGPIVAGIVGIKKFQYDVWGDTVNTASRIESNGIVGKVNISESLYDLIKDDESFVFQYRGNIHAKGKGEIKMYFVEKNPIISN, encoded by the coding sequence ATGAAAAGAGTCATACATATTGTTTTCTCTATTTTTCTATTATTTAATGGAATATCTTTTTTTGGGCAATCAAGAATTAAACAAAAAATTATTCTGACAAAAAAGGAAAACATTAAAATGGCTGATTCAATTCTAAACCTTGGTATGAAACATCAAGATGCAGGAGAGTATTCTAAATCATTACTCTTGTTTGACAAGAGTTTAAGGATTTATAATCATTTGGGTAAAAGCAAAAATGTGGGTGACTGTTTTAGTTATAAAGCAGTAACCTTTTATTATAAAGGAGATTATTCAAATGCTTTACTCTTTTTTAAGAAAAGTATTGAAGTTTATAAAAAAACAAAGTACAAAAAAGGAATTTCTTCTATTTTAAATAATATCGGAGGGGTTTATTATTATTTAGGAAACTATCTAGAAGCCTTAAATTATTATAAACAAGCAATTGTTGTTCAAGAAGAGCTCAAAGATATGAAAATGACTGCAGGAACCTCTCAAAATATTGGTGCAATATATTCACAAGTAGAAGATTATCCAAATGCACTTAAATACTTTCGTAAATCTTATTTGATTTATAAAAATAGTACTGATTTAAAAGCAATCTCTCAAAACTTAAATGCGTCTGGGATTGTTTATATAAAATTATCCAATTACCCAAAAGCACTAAAAAATTTAAACCAAGCATTAGACAATGCAAACCAAATAAATGATAAACAATTAAAAATTGAAATTTTATCGAGTTTAGGCGAATTGTTTTTTAAACAATCAAATTTTGAACGTGCATTATTTAACTACAATCTTTCTTTAAAATATGCTTCCGAAATTAATAGTCTACAATATATAAGCATAGCAGAAGTTGCCCTTGGAAAAATACTAAATAATTTAGGTAAAAATAAGCAAGCAATTACAAAATGTTTAAAAGGTTATAGTACCGCCCAAAAAATAGGAGCTATATCTGTAAAAAAAGAGGCATGTGATTGTCTTTATAAAGCTTATAAGTCTAGTCAAAATGATAAACTGGCTCTTCATTTTTATGAAAAATCAATAAATTTTAAGGACAGTTTAAAATCTGGCGAAACTTCAAATAAAATGATGAATATGGAGTTTCAACGGCAACAGTTATTAGATAGTATCTCTCATGTAAATAAGGAACATGCTGTTGAAATCAGACATAAAGAAGAAGTTCAAAAAAAGGAAACGCAACGCAATATTATCATTATCTCATTAGGCTTTATTGTTCTTGTAGCTCTTGGATTATGGAATAGATTAAACTATACACGAAAATCTAAAATTGCTTTAAAAATAGAAAAAGACCTCTCTGAAGAGCTATTGCTAAATATTTTACCTGAAGAAATTGCACAAGAATTAAAAGAAAAGGGTTTTGTAAATGCCCGAGACTTTAATTTAGTTTCGATCCTTTTTTCAGATTTTAAATCCTTTACTCAAACTGCCGAGAAAATGTCTCCTCAGAATTTAGTTGAAGAAATAAATACCTGTTTCAAAGCTTTTGATTTAATCACTGAAAAATACAAAATTGAAAAAATTAAAACAATAGGTGATTCTTATATGGCAGCTGGTGGTATCCCCAAACCTGATAAAGAATCTTTAACAAATATTGTACTAGCAGGATTAGAAATGCAGGATTTTATGTCTAAAAGGAAAATTAATAACGAAGCAAATAATAATCCAGCCTTTGAGATGCGACTAGGAATTCATGCAGGACCCATTGTAGCTGGTATCGTAGGAATAAAAAAGTTTCAATATGATGTGTGGGGCGATACGGTGAATACGGCAAGCAGAATTGAAAGCAATGGAATTGTAGGTAAAGTAAATATAAGCGAATCACTATATGATTTAATCAAGGATGATGAATCTTTTGTTTTTCAGTACCGCGGCAACATCCACGCAAAAGGGAAGGGAGAAATCAAAATGTATTTTGTTGAAAAGAATCCTATTATTTCCAACTAA
- a CDS encoding NHLP leader peptide family RiPP precursor, producing the protein MNISEKQAKFNEYQNKIINLCWTDETFKQELIANPAETLSKLGATIDSNTKIVVNDQSDASVLNINIPPKPDMADIELTEEELEIVAGGQEASIRSYFCDWTINIPITIY; encoded by the coding sequence ATGAACATTTCAGAGAAACAAGCAAAATTTAACGAGTATCAAAACAAAATAATTAATCTTTGCTGGACAGATGAAACATTTAAACAAGAATTAATTGCAAACCCAGCCGAGACATTATCAAAATTAGGAGCAACGATAGATTCTAATACTAAAATTGTTGTTAATGACCAATCAGATGCTTCAGTATTGAATATTAATATCCCTCCTAAGCCAGATATGGCTGATATTGAGTTAACAGAAGAAGAGTTAGAGATTGTAGCTGGTGGGCAGGAAGCCTCAATAAGATCATATTTTTGCGATTGGACAATTAACATTCCAATAACTATATACTAA